CGCCTCACGCACACTGGCCGCGAGGGCGGGTTCGTCGGCGGTCATCGCGCGCAGCACCGCGCCGTCCTCGCGCGGCAGTCCCGCCAGCGAATCACCGAGGGTCAAACGGCCATCAAGCGGCAGTCCGGTGGCCCGCTTGAGTTCGAGCACGGTGCGATCGCGTTCGTTGCGGGCCACAATGAGCTGGGCGCGCACCGCTGCGAGTTGCGACTGGGCCCGCGTCACGTCGAGCGCAATGCCAACGCCCGCCGCGAGCTGATCGCGCGCGATGCGCAGCAGGTCGGCTGCCAGCACCGAGTCGGCGACGCGGGCCTCCACCTGCGCGTCGGCGCGCGCCGCCCGCACATAGACAGCCGCCGCCACCGCCGCCGCCGCATCGGCCTGCACCTCCACCTCGGCGCTGACCGCGCCCGTTGCCGCCTGCGCCGCCCGCCAGCTCGCGAAGCGGCCAAGGTCCACCAGCGGGGCCTGCACCCGGTACCGCAGATCGACCGTGGGCACAGGGCCAATGAGTTCGCCGTCAGGGCGGAGCAGGGGCTGCCCGGTGACCGGGTTGGCGAAGGAGAACCCGAAGGTGGCGGAGTTGAGGGTGCGCTCGGACTGCGCCACCCCGGCGGCCAGGTCGGGGATGAGTGCGCCCCGTCGCTGCAGGGCGCGAGCTTCACTCTGCGCCACGCGGGTACGGGCGACGGCCACCCCGCCGCTCTGTTCGGCGGCAAGCCGTGCCGCCTGTCCCAGTGTCAGGACCACGGGTTGACGCGCCTGCGCTGCCAGCGGCATGCCGGCCGCGACAAAAAGGAGCGTCGCTACAGAAAGGGAGACGCTGGGCTTCATTGCTTGATTGCCCGGAGATAGAAGTCGAGCATTTCCTCGAGCACCTGGGCATCGCTGCCCAGATGCGGGTGGAAGTGCGAGTTGGCCGCCCAGTTGGCATGTGCGAACCAGAGAGCGGAGTACATGCGGGCGGCGATCTCGGGGTCGGTGGCGCGGAACTCACCGGAGGCGATGCCGCGGGCGATGATGTTGGCGACGACCCGTCGTCCGCGGGTCACGATGTCCTGGGCAAAGAACTCCATGAGTTCCGGGAAGTCCCGCAGTTCACCGGCCAGGACCAGTCGCTGTACCACCGCAAAGCGTTCCTCGCGGATGAAGCCCCACCATTTTGTCGCGTATTCGCGGAATAGTGATTCGATGCTGCCGCTTACATGCGCCGATGTCATGCGCTCCGCATCCTCGATGGCCACACCCAGTGTCACCCGCACCATCTCGCGGAACAGGGCTTCCTTGGTCTCGAAGTAGAGGTAGATGGTGCCCTTTCCCACTCCGGCCCGCCTGGCAATGTCATCGAGGCGCGCTCCGGCCAGGCCGCGTTGACCAAACTCCACGAAGGCCGCGTCGAGGATCTGGCCGGGTCGCTCCTCGGGGCAGCGCCGGCGGCTGCGCTCACTGGTGTCCATCTTGGAGATATTAGTGACTGACTGGTCGGTCAGTAAAGAGCTGGAAATGGAAAAGGCGGAGGATCGCTCCTCCGCCCAATCAACCGGCCGGGGCCGACGCCGCCTGGCCGACGCTCAGCCCGCGATCAGACCCGCGCCGGGGCCGGGGCCGTCACCGCCGCCTTCTGCTTCTCCGCCGCGTGACCGGCGAAGATGCCGTTGGTCCACACCACGATGCCGTACATGATGGCGCCGATGAAGATGGCGCCGCCGATCAGGCCCGCGTACGCAGCCGGAAGGTCGCTGCCGTGATTCTCGTGTCCAGCCATGGGGAGTATCTCAGGGGATGGTTGGGAAGACCGGGCCGATCAGGCCACGTCGGCGACGCGCACCGACACCATGTGGTCATTCTGCACGATGGTCGGCAGGATCTCCAGTCCCTGCGTGACCTGGCCGAACACCGTGTGCACGCCGTTCAGGTGGCGCGTGTTGGCTTCGCTGAGCACGATGAAGAACTGGCTGCCGCCCGTGTCCTTGCCCGCGTGCGCCATGGACAGCGCGCCCACGTTGTGCTTGTGCGGGTTGCCGGCCGTCTCGCACTTGATCTTCCAGCCCGGACCGCCCGTGCCCACGGGGCCCTTGCCGTCCTTCGAGTGCGGGCAGCCGCCCTGCACCACGAACTCCGGGATGACGCGGTGGAACTTGATGCCATCGTAGAAGCCGCTGTTGGCCAGCTTCTCGAAGTTCTCCACCGTGACCGGCGCCTCGCCCGCAAACAGCTCGGCGACGAGAGTGCCCTTGTTCGTTTCGAAAGTAACCTGCTTGGACATAGCTACCGTTTTTGGCTCGGGTTAAGCCCGAAAGCTAAAAGCGTAAGGTGCGACCGCGTAAGGTGGACCGCGGGAAGAAACCGCGAGCGGTTTACCGAATCACCTTCAGAATCGCGCCCTCGGCCCGCGGCTCGTCGCTACGCGAACGCTCCTTGGCCGCCTCCGCCAGCAGCAAGCGATGCCAGCCACGTGGACGAGACCCGGCGCCAGCCGCAGGCTTTGCTGCCCGCGATTCCCCGTCCCGCTCATTGTTCGATGATTCCCAGAGTCGCAGCATCGCTTCCCCGATTGAGATGATTGAGAACAGCACGATTGTGACACAATAGTCGCTGGCTGTAATGAACGAAAGCTCATCCGGGTCGGAAATCACACACAGGCCAGCCGCGTGACACGTTACCTGCCAAACCATCCCGCGGTAGGCACGCAATGCCTCCGACCACACCACTCACCACCCACAACCCACGGCGCACGTCTCACAGCTGCCCGCCCCGACCACGACCGCAGTCAGTCAGTCAGTAAATCAGCACTCGCACACACATCCGCCAGAATGCAAGCGCCGCACGCCGGCTTTCTTGCTCCACAGACCCTTCGCCCATGCCAAATGAGCAAGTGACTGAGCTGCGCCCACGCCTCGCGAGGAAACAGCGGCATCAGCGCGCGCTCAATGGCAATCGGATCCGGTTCACGGGTCAGCCCAAAGCGCCGCACCAGCCGCTGCACATGCGTGTCCACGACAATGCCCTCGTTGATGTCGAAGGCATTGCCCAGTATGACGTTGGCGGTCTTGCGCCCCACACCGGGCAGCGGCACCAGCTCGGCAATCGTGCGCGGCACCTTTCCGCCATGCAGCGCCACGAGCCGCTGCGCCATGCCCACCAGACTCTTGGCCTTGGCGCGAAAAAAGCCCGTCGTGCGTACCAGCTCCTCGACATGCTCGAGCGGCGCCCGACTCAGCGCCTCCGCCGTGGGGTAGGCGGCGAACAACGCCGGCGTCACCATGTTCACGCGCGCATCGGTACACTGCGCCGACAGAATGGTCGCACACAGCAACTCAAAGGCATTGCGATGATCGAGCTCGCAGTGCGCATCCGGATACTCCGCCTGGAGACGCTCGAGCACCACGGACGCCAGCGCTTGCTTCTCGGACTTCGTTCGCGGACTGCGTGCCACCGGTGCCGCCCGCTGTGAGGGCTTCTGCCCCACGGTCTTGGCTGTCTTGCGCGTACGGGTCATGCCGTCAACGTCATCCAGGCGACAGCCTCTCAGGTCGCAGCCGCCAGCGCACGTCGACGCGCCGACGCAAAGGCCAGCACCTCATCCACGCTGCGGGTGTTGAGCACGTTGTCTGCCGACAGCCAACCCTTGCGCGCCTGGGCCACACCCAGCGTGAGATTCTCGAACCCCATGGGCGAATGTGCGTCGGGCCCAATGCTCACCATCGCGCCATGCTCGGCCGCAATGCGGCACGCGCGCCAGTCGATGTCGAGCCGATGCGGGTCGGCGTTGAGCTCGATGGCCACGCCCACCCGCGCGGCCTTGGCCATCACGGCGTCCAGATCAATGGCAAACGCCTCGCGCGTGAGCAGCAGGCGGCCCGTCGGATGCCCCAGCACCGTGAGATGCGGATCGTCGAGCGCCTTGAGTACGCGATGGGTCATCTGCTCGGCGTTCATGCCGTAGCGCGTGTGCACCGACCCGATCACGAAATCAAAGTGATCGAGAAAGGCCGCATCATAGTCCACACGTCCGCAGGGCAGAATGTCGGCTTCGATGCCCTTGAGCACACGAAAGTCCACGCCTTCTGCACCAAAGCGCGCGTTCAGGGCATCGATTTCAGCGTGCTGCTCCAGAATGCGATCACGCGACAGGCCACCGGCATACGTGTTGGACTGCGAATGGTCGGACACGCCCAGGTAACGCAGCCCCCGCGCCATGGCCGCGCGCGCCATCTCTTCAATGGTCGCCCCGCCATCGCTGTACTGGGAATGACAGTGCAGGGCACCGCGCAGGTCCTGCTCATCAACCAGCGACGGCAGCGTACCAGCCGTCGCCCGCTCCAGCTCACCACGCGCCTCGCGCAACTCGGGCGGCACGTAGCTGACACCAAGGACGGCGTACAGCGCGGCCTCGTCAGGCACGGGGATCACGGCGCCATCGGCATCGCGAAGTTCATCGCCCGACAGGGTGTAGCCGCGCTGGGCCGCGAACGCCGCCACCTGCTGCACATGCTCGTGGCTTCCCGTCGCGCGCCACAGCGCCAGGGCAAACTGCTCGGGACGCACACACGACAGGTCGACCCGTACGCCGTCTTCAAGACGCAACGACAGCGTACGCCCGCCGCCACCGAGCACCTCACGCACGCCACGCATCTGGGCCAGTGACGCGGCCACCACGCTGGGATTGCCGCGCACCGCAGCCACCAGGTCCACGTCGCGCACCACTTCCATGCGACGCCTGATGGACCCGGCCACCTCCAACGTGATGACGTCGGGATGACGACGCAGCACGTCGGCAATGCGCTCCGCCTCGGCGCGGCCATGCGGCCACAGCACGTAGGCGCCTGCCGAACGCAGCTCGGCGATACCCTTGAGCACCTTGTCGGCGGTTCTGGCGCCAAACTTGGGCACCGACGCCAGGCGGCCTTCGCGTGCCGCCGTCTCCAGATCCTGCAGCGTGTCGATGTCGAGATGCTCGTGAATGCTGCGAATGCGCGCCGGCCCGAGACCAGGCACCCGCAGCATCTCCATCAGCCCTTCGGGCGTCTCTTCCTGCAACTGCTCGAGCAGCGACGAGCTGTTGCTCTCGGCCAGGTCACGCAGCACCGCCAGCGCAGCGGGGGCCACGACATCAGGGGCGGCAAGTTCGCGGGTCAGCGCCACATCGAGGGACAGGTCACCCAGCGCCGCAACACTGCGGGCCGCAAGCGCCATGGCCTTGATGCGGTGCGCGTCCTCGTCGTGCAACTCCATGAGAACGGAGATCTGGTTGAGCGCGTGGGCCGCCGCCCGACAATCCATTCGTGAAATCTACTGCATTTGAACGCCCCAGGGCAGCGCCCTGGCCCTGCACCGTCACGATTCCACGCCCGCCAGATGTCGCATCTTGGCCACCAGTTCCACCATCTGCCGCTCGGTAAGCTCCAGCTCCTGCGCCGCTGCGGCCGGCTCGAGCAGACCGTTGCGCATGGAGACACCCACCTGATTCATGTAGCGCACCTTGGACAGCACTTCAAGCGTGAGCTGACGCAGGCCATGAAAGCGACGCTTCTCGGCGTTGGCTCGACGAAAGCGCAGCGCGAGTTCGTCGGCGGTGAGATCACGCGCCAGCGCCAGCACATTGTCGATGGTACGACCGGGCAGCACGCCGCGGTCGGGAATGCCGCTGTTGGTCCACCCCTCTTCGGCGAAGAACAGACGACCCACGTACTCGATGCCGTCGTGTGCGGTGTGCACGGTCACACGCACGGTTCTCCCGTTGACGGCTAGAGTCGTGAGCGCGGTATGGGTGACGGGACCAAAGGGCAGCAAGGCAGTCGGGGTCTTGGTTGAGCGTAAGGTGGAACCACGTAAGGTGAACTGCGGGAAGTAACAGCGGGCGAGGCTACCGCAGTTGTGGTCGTTGCCCCGGGTCGGGGTCAAGGTCGGGGCAGGAAGGTGCGGATGGCGGTGAATAGTTGGCCAGGTTGTTCGACGTATGGGACGTGTCCGCAATCGTCCAACACCACGAGCTCAGCGTTCAGACAACTGGCGGCAGCTTCCGCACTCTCCAGC
The window above is part of the Gemmatimonas sp. UBA7669 genome. Proteins encoded here:
- a CDS encoding TolC family protein: MKPSVSLSVATLLFVAAGMPLAAQARQPVVLTLGQAARLAAEQSGGVAVARTRVAQSEARALQRRGALIPDLAAGVAQSERTLNSATFGFSFANPVTGQPLLRPDGELIGPVPTVDLRYRVQAPLVDLGRFASWRAAQAATGAVSAEVEVQADAAAAVAAAVYVRAARADAQVEARVADSVLAADLLRIARDQLAAGVGIALDVTRAQSQLAAVRAQLIVARNERDRTVLELKRATGLPLDGRLTLGDSLAGLPREDGAVLRAMTADEPALAASVREALSGRADLRALGAQERAQREAARAIRWERTPQLGLVVDHGVLGRNWERLLPTYSWGVQLSVGLFDGFRREARLEEQVALARETDTRLRDLREQGALEVRAALLDLASAAEQLDAVQERLALAEQEVQQARDRFEAGVAGNGDVIAALLSLNQARTLRIDALAAYQQARVNRSKAIGSIRQLQ
- a CDS encoding TetR/AcrR family transcriptional regulator produces the protein MDTSERSRRRCPEERPGQILDAAFVEFGQRGLAGARLDDIARRAGVGKGTIYLYFETKEALFREMVRVTLGVAIEDAERMTSAHVSGSIESLFREYATKWWGFIREERFAVVQRLVLAGELRDFPELMEFFAQDIVTRGRRVVANIIARGIASGEFRATDPEIAARMYSALWFAHANWAANSHFHPHLGSDAQVLEEMLDFYLRAIKQ
- a CDS encoding peptidylprolyl isomerase; its protein translation is MSKQVTFETNKGTLVAELFAGEAPVTVENFEKLANSGFYDGIKFHRVIPEFVVQGGCPHSKDGKGPVGTGGPGWKIKCETAGNPHKHNVGALSMAHAGKDTGGSQFFIVLSEANTRHLNGVHTVFGQVTQGLEILPTIVQNDHMVSVRVADVA
- the nth gene encoding endonuclease III, which gives rise to MTRTRKTAKTVGQKPSQRAAPVARSPRTKSEKQALASVVLERLQAEYPDAHCELDHRNAFELLCATILSAQCTDARVNMVTPALFAAYPTAEALSRAPLEHVEELVRTTGFFRAKAKSLVGMAQRLVALHGGKVPRTIAELVPLPGVGRKTANVILGNAFDINEGIVVDTHVQRLVRRFGLTREPDPIAIERALMPLFPREAWAQLSHLLIWHGRRVCGARKPACGACILADVCASADLLTD
- a CDS encoding PHP domain-containing protein, whose translation is MDCRAAAHALNQISVLMELHDEDAHRIKAMALAARSVAALGDLSLDVALTRELAAPDVVAPAALAVLRDLAESNSSSLLEQLQEETPEGLMEMLRVPGLGPARIRSIHEHLDIDTLQDLETAAREGRLASVPKFGARTADKVLKGIAELRSAGAYVLWPHGRAEAERIADVLRRHPDVITLEVAGSIRRRMEVVRDVDLVAAVRGNPSVVAASLAQMRGVREVLGGGGRTLSLRLEDGVRVDLSCVRPEQFALALWRATGSHEHVQQVAAFAAQRGYTLSGDELRDADGAVIPVPDEAALYAVLGVSYVPPELREARGELERATAGTLPSLVDEQDLRGALHCHSQYSDGGATIEEMARAAMARGLRYLGVSDHSQSNTYAGGLSRDRILEQHAEIDALNARFGAEGVDFRVLKGIEADILPCGRVDYDAAFLDHFDFVIGSVHTRYGMNAEQMTHRVLKALDDPHLTVLGHPTGRLLLTREAFAIDLDAVMAKAARVGVAIELNADPHRLDIDWRACRIAAEHGAMVSIGPDAHSPMGFENLTLGVAQARKGWLSADNVLNTRSVDEVLAFASARRRALAAAT